A genomic region of Venturia canescens isolate UGA chromosome 9, ASM1945775v1, whole genome shotgun sequence contains the following coding sequences:
- the Arp6 gene encoding actin-related protein 6, whose amino-acid sequence MKDLVFVLDNGAHTAKAGYCTSEPKVVLNCITKAKSERRRPFIGNQIEECRDASGLFYMLAFQKGYLVNWDIQKSVWDYIFSKECCQTSLSDVSVIISEPLFNFLPIQEATTEIFFEEYDCRSILQINATSLSCYNYRSKNPESKACVIVDSGYSFTHVVPYVNGNKVKEGIRRIDVGGKLLTNHLKEIISYRQLHVMDETYVINQVKEDSCFVSQNFAEDMEHAKKHGNENSIVRDYVLPDYTTLKRGFLKQPDGSSEHQTLRLNNERFAVPEILFHPSDVGIKQMGIPEAILNSIKACEPETWPHLFANIILTGGNSKFPGFRDRVFKDVRSLAPAEFKVNVTLASDPDTYAWEGGKFLANDPAFRSMVVTRNDYDEEGPALCSQRFDQ is encoded by the exons atgaaagaccTTGTTTTCGTATTGGATAACGGAGCTCATACGGCAAAAGCTGGATATTGTACCAGCGAGCCTAA aGTAGTGCTGAACTGCATAACGAAAGCAAAGAGTGAACGACGTAGACCATTCATCGGAAACCAAATAGAGGAATGTCGGGATGCTTCGGGTCTGTTTTACATGCTAGCTTTCCAGAAAGGATATTTGGTCAACTGGGATATTCAGAAAAGTGTTTGGGACTACATCTTCTCAAAGGAATGTTGTCAAACGAGCTTGAGCGACGTTTCCGTGATAATAAGCGAGCCTCTGTTTAATTTCCTCCCGATTCAGGAAGCAACaacggaaatattttttgaagagTACGACTGTCGAAGCATATTGCAGATCAATGCAACAAGTTTGTCTTGTTATAATTATAGATCGAAAAATCCAGAAAGCAAAGCTTGTGTCATTGTTGATTCAGGTTATAGTTTTACCCATGTTGTGCCATACGTGAATGGTAACAAAGTCAAAGAAGGAATTCGTCGTATCGACGTTGGTGGGAAATTGCTTACGAATCATCTTAAAGAAATCATTTCTTATCGTCAACTCCACGTTATGGACGAAACTTACGTTATTAATCAGGTGAAAGAAGATTCCTGCTTTGTTTCACAAAATTTTGCCGAGGATATGGAACATGCCAAAAAACATGGCAACGAAAATTCTATTGTTAGAGATTATGTTTTGCCTGATTATACTACCTTGAAAAGAGGCTTTTTGAAACAACCCGATGGCTCCAGCGAACATCAAACACTCAGATTAAATAACGAGAGATTCGCTGTTCCtgaaattcttttccatcCCTCTGATGTTGGAATCAAACAAATGGGAATCCCGGAAGCCATCCTCAATTCTATTAAAGCCTGCGAACCTGAAACTTGGCCACATCTCTTCGCTAATATTATCCTTACCGGTGGAAATTCCAAATTTCCTGGTTTTCGAGATCGGGTCTTTAAAGATGTGCGCAGCTTAGCACCGGCAGAATTCAAAGTCAATGTCACCTTGGCCTCTGA TCCCGACACCTATGCCTGGGAAGGTGGAAAGTTTCTAGCAAATGATCCGGCCTTTCGTAGTATGGTCGTGACGCGTAACGACTACGACGAGGAAGGACCAGCTTTGTGCAGTCAGCGATTTGATCAGTGA
- the CkIIalpha gene encoding casein kinase II subunit alpha gives MFPLRSRDSTTVNSVNDINSVKVEVKVEKMALPSRARLYADVNSHKPRDYWDYESYVVNWGQQDDYQLVRKLGRGKYSEVFEAINVTNNEKCVVKILKPVKKKKIKREIKILENLRGGTNIITLQAVVKDPVSRTPALIFEHVNNTDFKQLYQTLTDYDIRYYLYELLKALDYCHSMGIMHRDVKPHNVMIDHENRKLRLIDWGLAEFYHPGQEYNVRVASRYFKGPELLVDYQMYDYSLDMWSLGCMLASMIFRKEPFFHGHDNYDQLVRIGKVLGTEELFEYLDKYHIELDPRFNDILGRHSRKRWERFVHSENQHLVSPESLDFLDKLLRYDHYERLTAREAMDHPYFYPIVKDQGRSTIASSSPTPMTGLLPVVE, from the exons ATGTTTCCATTACGTAGTCGAGATAGTACAACAGTTAATAGTGTAAACGATATAAACAGCGTAAAAGTCGAGGtaaaagttgagaaaatggCATTACCCAGTAGAGCACGGTTATATGCAGATGTCAACTCGCACAAGCCTCGGGATTATTGGGACTATGAGTCTTATGTCGTCAATTGGGG CCAGCAAGATGATTATCAGCTGGTAAGGAAATTGGGCCGTGGAAAGTATAGTGAGGTATTTGAAGCCATTAACGTcacgaataatgaaaaatgtgtcgtcaaaatattaaag cccgttaaaaaaaagaaaataaagagagagatCAAAATCTTAGAGAATCTGAGAGGTGGGACCAACATAATAACGCTTCAAGCAGTCGTCAAAGATCCAGTCTCGAGGACTCCGGCGTTGATTTTTGAACACGTCAATAACACAGATTTCAAGCAGCTTTATCAAACACTGACAGACTACGACATTCGATATTATCTTTACGAACTTTTGAAG GCATTGGATTACTGCCACAGCATGGGCATTATGCATAGAGATGTGAAGCCGCACAATGTTATGATCGATCACGAAAACCGGAAACTTCGGTTGATCGATTGGGGTTTGGCTGAGTTTTATCATCCCGGACAAGAATATAATGTACGCGTAGCTTCGAGGTACTTCAAAGGACCCGAATTGCTCGTGGATTATCAG ATGTATGATTATTCATTGGATATGTGGTCCTTGGGCTGCATGCTCGCGAGCATGATCTTCAGGAAAGAGCCATTTTTCCACGGTCACGATAATTACGATCAGTTAGTGAGGATCGGAAAAGTATTGGGTACAGAAGAGTTGTTCGAGTATCTTGATAAGTATCACATCGAGCTCGATCCTCGTTTCAACGATATATTAGGACGACACTCCCGTAAACGCTGGGAACGTTTCGTACATTCGGAAAACCAGCATCTTGTCTCACCTGAGAGTCTTGATTTCCTTGACAAGCTTTTGCGCTACGACCATTACGAGCGGCTGACTGCCCGCGAAGCCATGGACCATCCTTACTTCT atCCAATTGTGAAGGACCAGGGCCGATCGACTATCGCGTCATCTTCGCCAACTCCGATGACAGGATTGCTGCCTGTGGTTGAGTAA